The following are from one region of the Vicia villosa cultivar HV-30 ecotype Madison, WI unplaced genomic scaffold, Vvil1.0 ctg.000034F_1_1_3, whole genome shotgun sequence genome:
- the LOC131622648 gene encoding uncharacterized protein LOC131622648 isoform X1, giving the protein MKFCNTEMGCNLQVYCVPFTEGIQSVFVLPECWSCRTLKNGASMDCVCCEYMICHISKLEATHMCLSLLSLLRRSRRSGRWGIKNLFGSIVRSKRLWLRRWRMRLRNKRREFFDRTQRQCRNFSYTIMKTMVHYNL; this is encoded by the exons ATGAAGTTCTGTAATACAG AAATGGGCTGCAACCTGCAAGTGTACTGTGTGCCCTTTACCGAAGGCATTCAAT CTGTTTTTGTACTACCCGAATGCTGGTCATGCCGAACACTTAAAAATGGTGCTTCAATGGACTGTGTTTGTTGTGAATACATGAT ATGTCATATTTCAAAATTGGAGGCAACACATATGTGTCTTTCTTTGTTGAGTCTGCTGAGAAGAAGTCGAAGAAGCGGCCGATGGGGAATAAAGAATCTGTTCGGAAGTATCGTGAGAAGCAAAAGGCTATGGCTGCGTCGTTGGAGGATGAGGTTACGAAATAAAAGAAGAG AATTTTTTGACAGAACACAAAGGCAATGCAGAAACTTCTCATATACTATTATGAAAACAATGGTTCACTACAATCTGTGA
- the LOC131622648 gene encoding uncharacterized protein LOC131622648 isoform X2, protein MKFCNTEMGCNLQVYCVPFTEGIQSVFVLPECWSCRTLKNGASMDCVCCEYMICHISKLEATHMCLSLLSLLRRSRRSGRWGIKNLFGSIVRSKRLWLRRWRMRLRNKRREHKGNAETSHILL, encoded by the exons ATGAAGTTCTGTAATACAG AAATGGGCTGCAACCTGCAAGTGTACTGTGTGCCCTTTACCGAAGGCATTCAAT CTGTTTTTGTACTACCCGAATGCTGGTCATGCCGAACACTTAAAAATGGTGCTTCAATGGACTGTGTTTGTTGTGAATACATGAT ATGTCATATTTCAAAATTGGAGGCAACACATATGTGTCTTTCTTTGTTGAGTCTGCTGAGAAGAAGTCGAAGAAGCGGCCGATGGGGAATAAAGAATCTGTTCGGAAGTATCGTGAGAAGCAAAAGGCTATGGCTGCGTCGTTGGAGGATGAGGTTACGAAATAAAAGAAGAG AACACAAAGGCAATGCAGAAACTTCTCATATACTATTATGA
- the LOC131622649 gene encoding uncharacterized protein LOC131622649 — MGGKGSSSSLCNIFKACFSSGNNDEYWEGSGAGRRMFASDEDRGGWVAEPGVDRKASDFIARYYATRVTDSQSQFAS; from the coding sequence ATGGGAGGTAAGGGTTCATCTTCATCTTTATGCAATATATTCAAAGCATGTTTCTCAAGCGGAAACAATGATGAGTATTGGGAAGGTAGTGGAGCTGGAAGAAGAATGTTTGCAAGTGATGAAGATAGAGGTGGTTGGGTTGCTGAGCCTGGTGTTGATAGGAAAGCTTCTGACTTCATTGCAAGATACTATGCAACTCGTGTCACTGACTCTCAAAGCCAATTTGCTTCATGA